A genomic segment from Aspergillus puulaauensis MK2 DNA, chromosome 1, nearly complete sequence encodes:
- a CDS encoding URC4/urg3 family protein (COG:S;~EggNog:ENOG410PI0G;~InterPro:IPR012469;~PFAM:PF07958) yields the protein MSAEEINTLLTLQAVRTKAHRVFDLAKRNALNHFDYHPDRLDATVDYVISIIKRDYGPDNYTAIPPHGRWQHFETGSVPRINNLLKEWDARGYDSLEKVRRLVDLFFVSVLLDAGAGDTWRFTEPGSGDVYTRSEGIAVASLYMFLNGDFSGDGGQRADVVTGQALKNFSVSALSKGFQIDEANPLVGASARVEILQRLGASLLGNEDVFGPQGRPGGIVDYLTRNGSENLDYPELWGVLQRLLIPIWPSDRTKVAGKPVGDAWPLSVLSKHEGTATEAVATGSIAPFHKLTQWLAYSLKVPFERLLGTTWTNAQLGTGLPEYRNGGLFVDMGVITLKPEALERGQRDAGGGKLPCFGAGDEEIVEWRAMTVALLDEVHARISQSGDFGDVRLSLPQVLEAGSWKAGREIAAEKRPETKSSPILNSGDGTLF from the exons ATGTCAGCCGAAGAAATAAACACCCTCCTCACCCTGCAAGCCGTGCGCACCAAAGCCCACCGCGTCTTCGATCTCGCCAAGAGAAACGCCCTCAACCACTTCGACTACCACCCAGACCGACTCGACGCGACAGTCGACTACGTGATTAGCATAATCAAG CGCGACTACGGCCCAGATAACTACACCGCTATCCCCCCGCACGGCCGCTGGCAGCACTTCGAGACCGGATCCGTCCCGCGCATAAACAACCTGTTGAAGGAATGGGATGCGCGCGGATACGATTCCCTCGAGAAGGTCCGCAGACTGGTTGATCTGTTCTTTGTTtcggtgctgctggatgcTGGGGCGGGCGATACATGGCGGTTTACAGAGCCCGGAAGTGGGGATGTTTATACCCGGAGTGAAGGGATTGCAGTTGCTAGTTTGTATATGTTTCTGAATGGGGATTTCTCGGGAGACGGCGGACAGAGGGCCGATGTTGTTACTG GTCAAGCCCTGAAGAATTTCTCTGTCTCGGCGTTATCAAAAGGATTCCAGATCGACGAAGCAAATCCCCTTGTGGGCGCCAGTGCAAGAGTCGAAATCCTGCAACGGCTGGGGGCGTCTTTGTTGGGGAACGAAGACGTTTTTGGGCCGCAGGGAAGACCGGGAGGAATTGTTG ACTATCTGACCCGCAACGGGAGCGAGAACCTCGACTATCCCGAGCTCTGGGGTGTCCTTCAACGGCTGCTTATCCCGATCTGGCCGTCAGACAGGACAAAAGTAGCTGGGAAGCCCGTTGGCGATGCCTGGCCTTTGAGTGTGCTCAGCAAGCATGAAGGAACGGCCACGGAAGCCGTTGCGACGGGAAGCATCGCGCCATTCCACAAGCTGACCCAGTGGCTTGCATATTCGCTCAAGGTCCCCTTCGAACGGCTACTCGGGACGACGTGGACAAACGCACAGCTGGGCACGGGTCTTCCTGAGTACCGAAACGGTGGGCTATTCGTCGACATGGGGGTGATCACACTGAAACCCGAGGCGTTGGAACGGGGTCAGCGGGACGCTGGCGGCGGGAAATTACCGTGTTTTGGCGCAGGTGACGAAGAGATTGTCGAGTGGAGGGCCATGACGGTTGCGCTGTTGGACGAGGTGCACGCACGGATTTCGCAGAGTGGGGACTTTGGCGATGTGAGGCTTTCATTGCCGCAGGTGCTCGAGGCAGGATCGTGGAAGGCAGGCAGGGAGATTGCAGCAGAGAAACGGCCAGAGACCAAGTCGAGTCCGATTCTGAACTCGGGGGATGGGACGTTGTTTTGA